A part of Spodoptera frugiperda isolate SF20-4 chromosome 25, AGI-APGP_CSIRO_Sfru_2.0, whole genome shotgun sequence genomic DNA contains:
- the LOC118269165 gene encoding ankyrin repeat domain-containing protein 12 isoform X5 produces MPSTSRSRGSGRGPDGAPRPQVIAPMSERQQLALVMQISSQDAPPAAPTPAEERKRTRQQRNERGETPLHVAAIRGDHDQVKKLLDQGQDPDVPDFAGWTPLHEACSYGWYQVVVVLVNGGANVNAKGLDDDTPLHDATTSGNLKMVKFLIEHGADPFVKNTKGKMPSDYAAPHIFEYLQSLKDGSQLSSSVVSSTQDDNIKRPHEDSADNEAAEDDVSKRKKRKDNEEKEPMGKPAPVARGGPGRVLTGSKPPGPASKTGAVPLGKSGSGQNVSKGGAGSSGKGNLQAQGKGGSGGSKGNAQGSHQGKSGGGKGSSLQVSKQDRKSPVASPKPNQNKDNDGDDEPKTHEAAPKVPPLKIVIPGGAGGSGSRNEQEGEGGTGPRGSGKGRGNASTLPYVIPCTSTDTGQTSDSSDGTSDDKRGEGGKAGQRVLRSHRTNDGDKDKERTSPQTGNDSRSGAGQAQANLNSNKSPTPSGSGQDHEHGSSNSGRSESNSGHVELHPRKRKIKASKDGHSRDQSKNEPTHESTASHNITHSNPYQMYIHIRKQIDRRQRSLFPVKPKPPKDFNKYLMNRCTYTLQSNVNPDPQVEIPHNLPTQMINEFMAQEKERTRLRIQHLIEKEKLVLAVEQEILRVHGRAERAVANQSLPFSVCTILRDKEVYNVLAPDQEEKRNAQRSRCNGRQINSWLQEVDDKWEKIKEGMLRRQHTEAQTLHAVQIMGWEWKLKECGICDYKTTPKIDPVHVPQIHVSNFDLPA; encoded by the exons ATGCCATCGACGTCGCGGTCGAGGGGCTCCGGGCGCGGGCCGGACGGCGCGCCACGGCCCCAAGTCATAGCGCCTATGTCGGAGCGGCAACAGTTAGCGTTGGTGATGCAGATCTCTTCTCAAGACGCTCCTCCAG CCGCTCCGACCCCAGCAGAAGAACGAAAACGCACTAGGCAGCAGCGCAATGAGCGTGGTGAGACGCCCCTTCATGTGGCAGCTATCCGAGGTGACCACGATCAAGTAAAGAAATTGCTTGATCAAGGACAAGATCCCGATGTTCCTGACTTTGCtg gGTGGACACCACTTCATGAAGCTTGCAGTTATGGGTGGTATCAAGTTGTAGTGGTACTTGTAAATGGTGGTGCTAATGTCAATGCAAAAGGTTTAGATGATGATACTCCTTTACATGATGCCACAACTTCTGGCAATCTCAAAATGGTCAAATTCCTCATTGAACATGGAGCCGATCCATTTGTCAAGAACACCAAAGGAAAAATGCCATCAGATTATGCTGCACCACACATCTTTGAATATCTGCAGTCTTTAAAAG atGGATCTCAGCTAAGTAGCTCTGTGGTATCATCGACTCAAGACGACAACATTAAGAGACCGCACGAAGATAGTGCAGATAATGAAGCGGCCGAAGACGATGTATCAAAACGGAAGAAACGTAAGGACAATGAAGAGAAAGAGCCGATGGGCAAGCCGGCTCCGGTGGCGCGAGGAGGACCTGGCCG tgTCTTAACTGGCAGTAAGCCACCAGGGCCTGCAAGTAAGACGGGTGCTGTGCCATTAGGCAAGAGTGGAAGTGGACAGAATGTCAGCAAAGGTGGTGCTGGCTCTTCTGGGAAGGGTAACTTACAAGCACAGGGGAAAGGAGGCAGTGGAGGATCAAAGGGCAATGCACAAGGGTCACATCAG GGGAAATCTGGAGGTGGGAAGGGTAGTTCTTTGCAAGTAAGCAAGCAGGATCGGAAAAGCCCAGTTGCTAGTCCAAAGCCGAACCAGAATAAAGACAATGATGGTGATGACGAGCCAAAGACCCATGAGGCGGCACCTAAGGTCCCGCCGCTGAAGATAGTCATACCAGGGGGCGCAGGAGGCTCTGGCAGTAGAAACGAACAAGAAGGCGAAG GTGGAACAGGGCCACGAGGTAGCGGTAAAGGTCGCGGTAACGCATCGACGCTGCCCTACGTGATACCGTGCACGAGCACGGACACTGGTCAAACATCTGATAGCTCAGACGGCACTTCCGATGACAAGAGAGGCGAAGGTGGAAAG GCTGGACAGAGAGTCCTCCGTTCTCATAGGACAAATGACGGGGATAAAGATAAGGAGAGGACATCCCCTCAGACAGGGAATGACAGCCGCTCCGGGGCGGGACAGGCTCAAGCTAATTTAAATTCGAACAAAAGTCCTACACCTTCGGGCTCT GGGCAAGATCATGAGCATGGTTCTTCGAACTCTGGAAGATCTGAAT CTAACTCTGGTCATGTTGAGTTGCATCCCAGGAAAAGAAAGATTAAAGCTTCAAAAGATGGTCACTCTCGCGATCAATCAAAGAATGAGCCAACTCATGAGTCCACTGCTAGCCATAATATTACGCACTCTAACCCCTATCAGATGTATATCCACATAAGGAAACAG ATCGATCGGCGACAAAGAAGTTTATTTCCAGTGAAACCGAAACCTCCTAAggattttaacaaatatttaatgaatagaTGTACTTATACTCTCCAGAGTAATGTAAACCCTGATCCACAAGTGGAAATCCCGCATAATTTGCCAACACAGATGATAAATGAATTTATGGCGCAAGAAAAGGAGAG AACAAGATTACGGATTCAACATCTTATTGAAAAGGAAAAGCTGGTGTTGGCTGTTGAACAAGAAATATTACGAGTACATGGGCGCGCCGAGCGGGCGGTGGCAAACCAG TCGCTTCCGTTCTCGGTATGTACAATACTCCGAGACAAAGAAGTCTACAATGTGTTAGCTCCAGATCAGGAAGAGAAACGAAATGCGCAACGGTCCCGCTGTAACGGCAGGCAAATAAACTCATGGCTTCAAGAAGTCGACGATAAGTGGGAAAAAATAAAg GAAGGAATGCTTCGACGTCAGCACACGGAAGCTCAAACTCTGCACGCTGTGCAAATAATGGGGTGGGAGTGGAAATTAAAAGAGTGTGGAATTTGCGATTACAAAACCACGCCTAAGATTGATCCGGTACACGTGCCGCAGATTCACGTCTCAAATTTTGACTTGCCCGCTTGA
- the LOC118269165 gene encoding ankyrin repeat domain-containing protein 12 isoform X2 encodes MPSTSRSRGSGRGPDGAPRPQVIAPMSERQQLALVMQISSQDAPPAAPTPAEERKRTRQQRNERGETPLHVAAIRGDHDQVKKLLDQGQDPDVPDFAGWTPLHEACSYGWYQVVVVLVNGGANVNAKGLDDDTPLHDATTSGNLKMVKFLIEHGADPFVKNTKGKMPSDYAAPHIFEYLQSLKDNNARATHVSRARDDSIKKGCNASGNSDCSKRNNMETLAQGEHFDGKDITTQEKGGAAESRDDGSQLSSSVVSSTQDDNIKRPHEDSADNEAAEDDVSKRKKRKDNEEKEPMGKPAPVARGGPGRVLTGSKPPGPASKTGAVPLGKSGSGQNVSKGGAGSSGKGNLQAQGKGGSGGSKGNAQGSHQGKSGGGKGSSLQVSKQDRKSPVASPKPNQNKDNDGDDEPKTHEAAPKVPPLKIVIPGGAGGSGSRNEQEGEGPRGSGKGRGNASTLPYVIPCTSTDTGQTSDSSDGTSDDKRGEGGKAGQRVLRSHRTNDGDKDKERTSPQTGNDSRSGAGQAQANLNSNKSPTPSGSGQDHEHGSSNSGRSESNSGHVELHPRKRKIKASKDGHSRDQSKNEPTHESTASHNITHSNPYQMYIHIRKQIDRRQRSLFPVKPKPPKDFNKYLMNRCTYTLQSNVNPDPQVEIPHNLPTQMINEFMAQEKERTRLRIQHLIEKEKLVLAVEQEILRVHGRAERAVANQSLPFSVCTILRDKEVYNVLAPDQEEKRNAQRSRCNGRQINSWLQEVDDKWEKIKEGMLRRQHTEAQTLHAVQIMGWEWKLKECGICDYKTTPKIDPVHVPQIHVSNFDLPA; translated from the exons ATGCCATCGACGTCGCGGTCGAGGGGCTCCGGGCGCGGGCCGGACGGCGCGCCACGGCCCCAAGTCATAGCGCCTATGTCGGAGCGGCAACAGTTAGCGTTGGTGATGCAGATCTCTTCTCAAGACGCTCCTCCAG CCGCTCCGACCCCAGCAGAAGAACGAAAACGCACTAGGCAGCAGCGCAATGAGCGTGGTGAGACGCCCCTTCATGTGGCAGCTATCCGAGGTGACCACGATCAAGTAAAGAAATTGCTTGATCAAGGACAAGATCCCGATGTTCCTGACTTTGCtg gGTGGACACCACTTCATGAAGCTTGCAGTTATGGGTGGTATCAAGTTGTAGTGGTACTTGTAAATGGTGGTGCTAATGTCAATGCAAAAGGTTTAGATGATGATACTCCTTTACATGATGCCACAACTTCTGGCAATCTCAAAATGGTCAAATTCCTCATTGAACATGGAGCCGATCCATTTGTCAAGAACACCAAAGGAAAAATGCCATCAGATTATGCTGCACCACACATCTTTGAATATCTGCAGTCTTTAAAAG ATAATAACGCGAGAGCAACACACGTCAGTCGGGCAAGGGATGACAGCATCAAAAAGGGTTGCAATGCCAGTGGTAACAGCGATTGCAGTAAGCGGAACAACATGGAGACCCTAGCCCAGGGGGAACATTTCGATGGCAAGGACATCACCACACAGGAAAAAGGGGGTGCCGCCGAGTCCAGAGACG atGGATCTCAGCTAAGTAGCTCTGTGGTATCATCGACTCAAGACGACAACATTAAGAGACCGCACGAAGATAGTGCAGATAATGAAGCGGCCGAAGACGATGTATCAAAACGGAAGAAACGTAAGGACAATGAAGAGAAAGAGCCGATGGGCAAGCCGGCTCCGGTGGCGCGAGGAGGACCTGGCCG tgTCTTAACTGGCAGTAAGCCACCAGGGCCTGCAAGTAAGACGGGTGCTGTGCCATTAGGCAAGAGTGGAAGTGGACAGAATGTCAGCAAAGGTGGTGCTGGCTCTTCTGGGAAGGGTAACTTACAAGCACAGGGGAAAGGAGGCAGTGGAGGATCAAAGGGCAATGCACAAGGGTCACATCAG GGGAAATCTGGAGGTGGGAAGGGTAGTTCTTTGCAAGTAAGCAAGCAGGATCGGAAAAGCCCAGTTGCTAGTCCAAAGCCGAACCAGAATAAAGACAATGATGGTGATGACGAGCCAAAGACCCATGAGGCGGCACCTAAGGTCCCGCCGCTGAAGATAGTCATACCAGGGGGCGCAGGAGGCTCTGGCAGTAGAAACGAACAAGAAGGCGAAG GGCCACGAGGTAGCGGTAAAGGTCGCGGTAACGCATCGACGCTGCCCTACGTGATACCGTGCACGAGCACGGACACTGGTCAAACATCTGATAGCTCAGACGGCACTTCCGATGACAAGAGAGGCGAAGGTGGAAAG GCTGGACAGAGAGTCCTCCGTTCTCATAGGACAAATGACGGGGATAAAGATAAGGAGAGGACATCCCCTCAGACAGGGAATGACAGCCGCTCCGGGGCGGGACAGGCTCAAGCTAATTTAAATTCGAACAAAAGTCCTACACCTTCGGGCTCT GGGCAAGATCATGAGCATGGTTCTTCGAACTCTGGAAGATCTGAAT CTAACTCTGGTCATGTTGAGTTGCATCCCAGGAAAAGAAAGATTAAAGCTTCAAAAGATGGTCACTCTCGCGATCAATCAAAGAATGAGCCAACTCATGAGTCCACTGCTAGCCATAATATTACGCACTCTAACCCCTATCAGATGTATATCCACATAAGGAAACAG ATCGATCGGCGACAAAGAAGTTTATTTCCAGTGAAACCGAAACCTCCTAAggattttaacaaatatttaatgaatagaTGTACTTATACTCTCCAGAGTAATGTAAACCCTGATCCACAAGTGGAAATCCCGCATAATTTGCCAACACAGATGATAAATGAATTTATGGCGCAAGAAAAGGAGAG AACAAGATTACGGATTCAACATCTTATTGAAAAGGAAAAGCTGGTGTTGGCTGTTGAACAAGAAATATTACGAGTACATGGGCGCGCCGAGCGGGCGGTGGCAAACCAG TCGCTTCCGTTCTCGGTATGTACAATACTCCGAGACAAAGAAGTCTACAATGTGTTAGCTCCAGATCAGGAAGAGAAACGAAATGCGCAACGGTCCCGCTGTAACGGCAGGCAAATAAACTCATGGCTTCAAGAAGTCGACGATAAGTGGGAAAAAATAAAg GAAGGAATGCTTCGACGTCAGCACACGGAAGCTCAAACTCTGCACGCTGTGCAAATAATGGGGTGGGAGTGGAAATTAAAAGAGTGTGGAATTTGCGATTACAAAACCACGCCTAAGATTGATCCGGTACACGTGCCGCAGATTCACGTCTCAAATTTTGACTTGCCCGCTTGA
- the LOC118269165 gene encoding ankyrin repeat domain-containing protein 12 isoform X8, whose product METLAQGEHFDGKDITTQEKGGAAESRDDGSQLSSSVVSSTQDDNIKRPHEDSADNEAAEDDVSKRKKRKDNEEKEPMGKPAPVARGGPGRVLTGSKPPGPASKTGAVPLGKSGSGQNVSKGGAGSSGKGNLQAQGKGGSGGSKGNAQGSHQGKSGGGKGSSLQVSKQDRKSPVASPKPNQNKDNDGDDEPKTHEAAPKVPPLKIVIPGGAGGSGSRNEQEGEGGTGPRGSGKGRGNASTLPYVIPCTSTDTGQTSDSSDGTSDDKRGEGGKAGQRVLRSHRTNDGDKDKERTSPQTGNDSRSGAGQAQANLNSNKSPTPSGSGQDHEHGSSNSGRSESNSGHVELHPRKRKIKASKDGHSRDQSKNEPTHESTASHNITHSNPYQMYIHIRKQIDRRQRSLFPVKPKPPKDFNKYLMNRCTYTLQSNVNPDPQVEIPHNLPTQMINEFMAQEKERTRLRIQHLIEKEKLVLAVEQEILRVHGRAERAVANQSLPFSVCTILRDKEVYNVLAPDQEEKRNAQRSRCNGRQINSWLQEVDDKWEKIKEGMLRRQHTEAQTLHAVQIMGWEWKLKECGICDYKTTPKIDPVHVPQIHVSNFDLPA is encoded by the exons ATGGAGACCCTAGCCCAGGGGGAACATTTCGATGGCAAGGACATCACCACACAGGAAAAAGGGGGTGCCGCCGAGTCCAGAGACG atGGATCTCAGCTAAGTAGCTCTGTGGTATCATCGACTCAAGACGACAACATTAAGAGACCGCACGAAGATAGTGCAGATAATGAAGCGGCCGAAGACGATGTATCAAAACGGAAGAAACGTAAGGACAATGAAGAGAAAGAGCCGATGGGCAAGCCGGCTCCGGTGGCGCGAGGAGGACCTGGCCG tgTCTTAACTGGCAGTAAGCCACCAGGGCCTGCAAGTAAGACGGGTGCTGTGCCATTAGGCAAGAGTGGAAGTGGACAGAATGTCAGCAAAGGTGGTGCTGGCTCTTCTGGGAAGGGTAACTTACAAGCACAGGGGAAAGGAGGCAGTGGAGGATCAAAGGGCAATGCACAAGGGTCACATCAG GGGAAATCTGGAGGTGGGAAGGGTAGTTCTTTGCAAGTAAGCAAGCAGGATCGGAAAAGCCCAGTTGCTAGTCCAAAGCCGAACCAGAATAAAGACAATGATGGTGATGACGAGCCAAAGACCCATGAGGCGGCACCTAAGGTCCCGCCGCTGAAGATAGTCATACCAGGGGGCGCAGGAGGCTCTGGCAGTAGAAACGAACAAGAAGGCGAAG GTGGAACAGGGCCACGAGGTAGCGGTAAAGGTCGCGGTAACGCATCGACGCTGCCCTACGTGATACCGTGCACGAGCACGGACACTGGTCAAACATCTGATAGCTCAGACGGCACTTCCGATGACAAGAGAGGCGAAGGTGGAAAG GCTGGACAGAGAGTCCTCCGTTCTCATAGGACAAATGACGGGGATAAAGATAAGGAGAGGACATCCCCTCAGACAGGGAATGACAGCCGCTCCGGGGCGGGACAGGCTCAAGCTAATTTAAATTCGAACAAAAGTCCTACACCTTCGGGCTCT GGGCAAGATCATGAGCATGGTTCTTCGAACTCTGGAAGATCTGAAT CTAACTCTGGTCATGTTGAGTTGCATCCCAGGAAAAGAAAGATTAAAGCTTCAAAAGATGGTCACTCTCGCGATCAATCAAAGAATGAGCCAACTCATGAGTCCACTGCTAGCCATAATATTACGCACTCTAACCCCTATCAGATGTATATCCACATAAGGAAACAG ATCGATCGGCGACAAAGAAGTTTATTTCCAGTGAAACCGAAACCTCCTAAggattttaacaaatatttaatgaatagaTGTACTTATACTCTCCAGAGTAATGTAAACCCTGATCCACAAGTGGAAATCCCGCATAATTTGCCAACACAGATGATAAATGAATTTATGGCGCAAGAAAAGGAGAG AACAAGATTACGGATTCAACATCTTATTGAAAAGGAAAAGCTGGTGTTGGCTGTTGAACAAGAAATATTACGAGTACATGGGCGCGCCGAGCGGGCGGTGGCAAACCAG TCGCTTCCGTTCTCGGTATGTACAATACTCCGAGACAAAGAAGTCTACAATGTGTTAGCTCCAGATCAGGAAGAGAAACGAAATGCGCAACGGTCCCGCTGTAACGGCAGGCAAATAAACTCATGGCTTCAAGAAGTCGACGATAAGTGGGAAAAAATAAAg GAAGGAATGCTTCGACGTCAGCACACGGAAGCTCAAACTCTGCACGCTGTGCAAATAATGGGGTGGGAGTGGAAATTAAAAGAGTGTGGAATTTGCGATTACAAAACCACGCCTAAGATTGATCCGGTACACGTGCCGCAGATTCACGTCTCAAATTTTGACTTGCCCGCTTGA
- the LOC118269165 gene encoding ankyrin repeat domain-containing protein 12 isoform X6, whose amino-acid sequence MPSTSRSRGSGRGPDGAPRPQVIAPMSERQQLALVMQISSQDAPPAAPTPAEERKRTRQQRNERGETPLHVAAIRGDHDQVKKLLDQGQDPDVPDFADNNARATHVSRARDDSIKKGCNASGNSDCSKRNNMETLAQGEHFDGKDITTQEKGGAAESRDDGSQLSSSVVSSTQDDNIKRPHEDSADNEAAEDDVSKRKKRKDNEEKEPMGKPAPVARGGPGRVLTGSKPPGPASKTGAVPLGKSGSGQNVSKGGAGSSGKGNLQAQGKGGSGGSKGNAQGSHQGKSGGGKGSSLQVSKQDRKSPVASPKPNQNKDNDGDDEPKTHEAAPKVPPLKIVIPGGAGGSGSRNEQEGEGGTGPRGSGKGRGNASTLPYVIPCTSTDTGQTSDSSDGTSDDKRGEGGKAGQRVLRSHRTNDGDKDKERTSPQTGNDSRSGAGQAQANLNSNKSPTPSGSGQDHEHGSSNSGRSESNSGHVELHPRKRKIKASKDGHSRDQSKNEPTHESTASHNITHSNPYQMYIHIRKQIDRRQRSLFPVKPKPPKDFNKYLMNRCTYTLQSNVNPDPQVEIPHNLPTQMINEFMAQEKERTRLRIQHLIEKEKLVLAVEQEILRVHGRAERAVANQSLPFSVCTILRDKEVYNVLAPDQEEKRNAQRSRCNGRQINSWLQEVDDKWEKIKEGMLRRQHTEAQTLHAVQIMGWEWKLKECGICDYKTTPKIDPVHVPQIHVSNFDLPA is encoded by the exons ATGCCATCGACGTCGCGGTCGAGGGGCTCCGGGCGCGGGCCGGACGGCGCGCCACGGCCCCAAGTCATAGCGCCTATGTCGGAGCGGCAACAGTTAGCGTTGGTGATGCAGATCTCTTCTCAAGACGCTCCTCCAG CCGCTCCGACCCCAGCAGAAGAACGAAAACGCACTAGGCAGCAGCGCAATGAGCGTGGTGAGACGCCCCTTCATGTGGCAGCTATCCGAGGTGACCACGATCAAGTAAAGAAATTGCTTGATCAAGGACAAGATCCCGATGTTCCTGACTTTGCtg ATAATAACGCGAGAGCAACACACGTCAGTCGGGCAAGGGATGACAGCATCAAAAAGGGTTGCAATGCCAGTGGTAACAGCGATTGCAGTAAGCGGAACAACATGGAGACCCTAGCCCAGGGGGAACATTTCGATGGCAAGGACATCACCACACAGGAAAAAGGGGGTGCCGCCGAGTCCAGAGACG atGGATCTCAGCTAAGTAGCTCTGTGGTATCATCGACTCAAGACGACAACATTAAGAGACCGCACGAAGATAGTGCAGATAATGAAGCGGCCGAAGACGATGTATCAAAACGGAAGAAACGTAAGGACAATGAAGAGAAAGAGCCGATGGGCAAGCCGGCTCCGGTGGCGCGAGGAGGACCTGGCCG tgTCTTAACTGGCAGTAAGCCACCAGGGCCTGCAAGTAAGACGGGTGCTGTGCCATTAGGCAAGAGTGGAAGTGGACAGAATGTCAGCAAAGGTGGTGCTGGCTCTTCTGGGAAGGGTAACTTACAAGCACAGGGGAAAGGAGGCAGTGGAGGATCAAAGGGCAATGCACAAGGGTCACATCAG GGGAAATCTGGAGGTGGGAAGGGTAGTTCTTTGCAAGTAAGCAAGCAGGATCGGAAAAGCCCAGTTGCTAGTCCAAAGCCGAACCAGAATAAAGACAATGATGGTGATGACGAGCCAAAGACCCATGAGGCGGCACCTAAGGTCCCGCCGCTGAAGATAGTCATACCAGGGGGCGCAGGAGGCTCTGGCAGTAGAAACGAACAAGAAGGCGAAG GTGGAACAGGGCCACGAGGTAGCGGTAAAGGTCGCGGTAACGCATCGACGCTGCCCTACGTGATACCGTGCACGAGCACGGACACTGGTCAAACATCTGATAGCTCAGACGGCACTTCCGATGACAAGAGAGGCGAAGGTGGAAAG GCTGGACAGAGAGTCCTCCGTTCTCATAGGACAAATGACGGGGATAAAGATAAGGAGAGGACATCCCCTCAGACAGGGAATGACAGCCGCTCCGGGGCGGGACAGGCTCAAGCTAATTTAAATTCGAACAAAAGTCCTACACCTTCGGGCTCT GGGCAAGATCATGAGCATGGTTCTTCGAACTCTGGAAGATCTGAAT CTAACTCTGGTCATGTTGAGTTGCATCCCAGGAAAAGAAAGATTAAAGCTTCAAAAGATGGTCACTCTCGCGATCAATCAAAGAATGAGCCAACTCATGAGTCCACTGCTAGCCATAATATTACGCACTCTAACCCCTATCAGATGTATATCCACATAAGGAAACAG ATCGATCGGCGACAAAGAAGTTTATTTCCAGTGAAACCGAAACCTCCTAAggattttaacaaatatttaatgaatagaTGTACTTATACTCTCCAGAGTAATGTAAACCCTGATCCACAAGTGGAAATCCCGCATAATTTGCCAACACAGATGATAAATGAATTTATGGCGCAAGAAAAGGAGAG AACAAGATTACGGATTCAACATCTTATTGAAAAGGAAAAGCTGGTGTTGGCTGTTGAACAAGAAATATTACGAGTACATGGGCGCGCCGAGCGGGCGGTGGCAAACCAG TCGCTTCCGTTCTCGGTATGTACAATACTCCGAGACAAAGAAGTCTACAATGTGTTAGCTCCAGATCAGGAAGAGAAACGAAATGCGCAACGGTCCCGCTGTAACGGCAGGCAAATAAACTCATGGCTTCAAGAAGTCGACGATAAGTGGGAAAAAATAAAg GAAGGAATGCTTCGACGTCAGCACACGGAAGCTCAAACTCTGCACGCTGTGCAAATAATGGGGTGGGAGTGGAAATTAAAAGAGTGTGGAATTTGCGATTACAAAACCACGCCTAAGATTGATCCGGTACACGTGCCGCAGATTCACGTCTCAAATTTTGACTTGCCCGCTTGA